A single region of the Brachypodium distachyon strain Bd21 chromosome 3, Brachypodium_distachyon_v3.0, whole genome shotgun sequence genome encodes:
- the LOC112271514 gene encoding uncharacterized protein LOC112271514, which translates to MKCGYCGSTSHNKRTCSGNTKSQKYMQAQYVKEAAKQRHANSNVVGSTSKQLPQKTTNHGISFISELTTEHIKGLQPSPIKSICKSEKYRSNWDCSFSNLPAKFLRMPTVPSHCVVNIGNPKDIWLEPLSSKLDRLMLARSNFRGQIFLRLCQLAGHVS; encoded by the exons ATGAAATGCGGTTATTGTGGCAGCACATCTCACAACAAGAGGACTTGTTCAGGTAATACAAAATCACAGAAGTATATGCAAGCTCAATATGTAAAGGAAGCTGCCAAACAAAGACATGCTAATTCCAATGTGGTTGGGAGCACATCTAAG CAGTTGCCCCAGAAGACAACAAATCATGGTATTTCTTTTATCTCAGAGCTCACAACAGAGCACATCAAAG GTTTGCAACCAAGTCCCATCAAATCCATCTGCAAGTCAGAAAAGTATAGGAGCAACTGGGACTGCAGTTTCTCAAACCTCCCGGCTAAGTTCCTTAGGATG CCTACAGTGCCTTCTCACTGTGTGGTTAATATTGGGAATCCCAAAGATATATGGCTGGAGCCTCTAAGCTCAAAGTTGGACAGACTAATGCTCGCGAGGAGTAATTTTAGA